GCCGATTTTTCGGCACACCAATCGTGGAATTAACATGGCGTCCACCTTTTGTTGTAAAATCGTAATGTGACCCAGGAATACCTTGACCGGGAGACATAATTCAGAGGGTGCTACTTTTAGTCCTTCTTCAACCATTTGGAAAGTTGTTCCGGGAGTCAGGACTACCTCGAAGCCGAGTTCTTTTAAAAAGCTGTTCCACAGGGCAAAATGGTGAAATGTGTGGAGCGCGCGGCATAGCCCGATTCGCATTGTGAAATTATATATTACACGATGTTCGGGTCAAAAGGAAATTTTGCCAGTAAAAGTTTTTTGCTATATCGTTGAGTTGACTGTAAATAAGTAGGGTGGTAAAATAAATTAATTCAGGATGCGACGATTTCTTAAAAGACTCATTTTGTTACTTTGCTTCGCATGTAATACCGGTTCTCAGATTCGAAGTTTTATATTATCGTCAAATCAAGCAGTTCAAATTGGCAGATATCCGTACTACTTTCGACTTATATCCGAAGACGAGATAAAGAAAAGAGGAATTACCAGACTGATAAAGGGCGGAGAAAAACACCGTTTCCTGCTTCAACATGAGTTAGAAACTAAGTTAGGTATCTCTTTACCACAACCGATAAAATACAGTTACACGGGGTACGATTCGATTAATCAGCGTATTATTATTCGTTATTATGCTTCTAATCCTCAATCTCGTATCATTGCAGGCTGGCAAGCGCAACTTGTTTATCAACTTCCTTCATTGGTATTGGAAAAAATATATATTAGTGAAGTTCCCTTAGAATAAAAACCTTCTTGACTTTATAGTCAATTTGTTATAGGATTAAAAAAGATATATATCGGGGCGTAGCGCAGTTGGTTTAGCGCACCAGCTTGGGGTGCTGGGGGTCGCTGGTTCAAATCCAGTCGCCCCGATTTAATTTAAGCCAAACCCGGGGTTAACTTGCTAAGTGTTGTTTTGCCAGTGCGACCAGCTGGGCAAAGTCATCCGGGGATTTAATTGCAACTTCGGAAAGAATACTCCGGTCAAGTTTCACTCCGGCCAGTTTAATACCGTGCATAAATCGGCTGTAACTCAAGTCATATGGACGGAGTGCAGCATTAATTCTGGTTATCATCAATGCCCGGAAGACTCGTTTTTTCTGCTTACGGTCACGGTAAGCGCTCAATAAACCATGCATTACCTGCAGCCGGGCGGTTTTGTATAAACGGGATTTTCCTCCCCAGTAACCTTTTGCCTGCTTCAACCATTTTTTGCGTCGTTTTCTGGTCGCTGGTCCTGTTTTAACTCGTGCCATTATGCTCTCCTGTTATAAGTAAGGAACAAGTTTTTTTATTGCCTTGACTCGTGTTTTATCGACGATTGCCGTACGATGGAGCCGTCGTTTACATTTACTACTTTTGGCGCTGTTATTATGGCTTGTTCCGCTATGGCGATGAAGGTATTTCTTATTAGCGGAACATTTGAGCCGTTTTTTTAGTGAACTTAAAGTTTTAATTTTTTGTTTCATTTGGGCACCAACATCAATTGAATAGATTTTTTTCCTTCGGTTTGTAACTTAATGTTCCCTTCTACTTTTGCAACATCAGCAAGGTCTTGTCGTATTCGGTCGATGAGTTGATAAGCCAAGTCGGTATGGAGAACTTCTCTACCTCGCAGCCACAGGGTAAGTCGAACGCGGTCTCGGGCGGCAATAAACTCGCGCATTTTCTTGAGTTTTACTTCGTAGTCGTGCCGGTCAATTTTCATTTTCATCCTGATTTCTCGAACCTGAGTCTGATGCTGTTTCTTTTTCGACTCCCGCTGTTTTGCCTTTTGCTCGTAAAGGTGCCGACCATAGTCCATAATGCCACATACCGGCGGTTCTTCTTTTGGGGCTAACATTACCAGATCGAGGTTTTGCCGTCGCGCCAGTGCAATCGCTTCGCGCGTTGGCATAATCCCAATTGGCTTTTTATCAACCCCAATTACGCGCACATAAGGAACCCGAATCTGCTCGTTTGCCTTTGGTCGGTCCTTATAGAAATCTTTAATCTTTTCCTGTTGCTCTTCCAGAGGTTTCCTCCTTTATTTGTTCCAATACTCTTTCCAGCGGCATACTGCCAAGATTCCCTTTACCGCGTCGGCGCAGAGAAACCGTATTAGTCGCCTTTTCTTTGGCGCCGACGACCAGCATAAAAGGAATTTTTTGTCTTTCCGCTTCACCTATTTTATAACTAATTTTATCATTATTTAAATCAATTTCAACTCTGACATTTTCCTTTTTTAGCATTGCAACAATCTCACGGGCGTAATCTGCTTCCTTATCGGTCACGGTCAAAACACACGCTTGAACTGGTGCCAGCCAGGTTGGAAAAGCACCACCGTAATGTTCAATCAAGATTCCGACAAACCGTTCGATACTACCAAGGACGGTACGATGGACAAGATAGGTCGGCAGGTGTTCGCCATTATTATTCATATAGTAAACATTGAATTTCTGGGCAAGATTAAAATCAAATTGGCAGGTGGCACATTGAAACTCTCTTCCCAATGAATCGGCAAGATGGATATCAATTTTGGGACCATAGAAGACCGCTTCGCCTTCAGCGCGGGAAAAATCTAACCCCAGTTGTTTCAATGTGTTTACCAGGGCATTTTCTGCTACGGACCACTGTTCATCAGTACCAAGATAATTTTCCGGATGTTTGGGGTCGCGCACGGAAAGGGCAACGCTAAATTTCTCGAAACCAAATTGGCGTAGCATTTTAAGCGATAAAGAAATGACACCGTATATTTCTTCTCCGACCTGCTCCTGAGTGCAGAATATATGGGCATCATCTTGAGTGAATCCGCGGACTCGCATTGTTCCGTGGAGCACACCGGAACGCTCATATCGATATACTGTTCCCCATTCTGCCAATCTGAGGGGTAAGTCGCGATAGGAGTGAACTTTTGTGCGGTAAATGAGAATATGTCCCGGACAGTTCATTGGTTTTAATACATACTCCTCCTTTTCCACCGGAAGGACATACATATTTTCCCGATAATAATCAAAATGTCCTGACTGCCGCCACAGCTGCGCCCGGGCGATATGAGGAGTTACTACCAGCTGATAACCGTTGGCAAGATGCTCTTTTTCCCAGTAATCCTGGATGATTCGGCGCACCGTAGCACCTTTCGGATGCCAGAACACTAAACCGGCACCCGCCTCTTCATGGAAACTGAATAAATCCAGAGCCGGTCCCAGTTTACGGTGGTCGCGCCGCTTAGCCTCTTCGATGCGCTCCAGCCACTCTTTCAGCAAACTTTCATCAGGGAATGCTACGCCGTAAATTCGCGAAAGCATTCGGTTCTTTTCATCGCCGCGCCAGTAAGCCCCAGCAACGCTTAAAAGTTTTATCGCTTTGATTTTTCCTGTGTCAGGAAGATGTGGTCCACGGCAGAGGTCAACAAAATCGCCTTGCTCGTAAACCGAAATCTCTTCATCAGGTATTTCGGCAATAATCTCCAATTTGTAGGTCTCCCCTCGCTGCCGAAACAGTTCTATTGCCTCTTCTTTCGGTAAAAACTTGTGAACAATCGGTATCTGTTGTCGCGCCAGTTCACGCATGCGTTCTTCAATCCTGGGTAAATCATCTTCATTGAAAGGCTTTGGGACATCAAAATCATAGTAAAACCCTTCGGGAACTGCCGGACCAATCGTAACTTTCGCTTCCGGGTAAAGTTGTTTTACCGCCTGTGCCATCAAATGCGATGCCGAATGCCAGAATATTTCGCGGCCTTCCTTTGAATCAAAGTACACGGGAAGCACTACCGCGTCTTCCTTTATCGGAAAGGAAAGGTCAACCAGCCGGCCGTTTACCATCGCCGCCAGTGCCTTTTTATCATTCAACGCTGCCCCAGCCGTAATGCCGGGCTCGACTTCTTGGACAGCACCATTAACCGTAATTTTTATCACGGTTCAATCTTACTCAATGATATCGGTGTGTCAAGTAACCGATATTTGGTTTGGAATGATACTTTTTCTTGACACCGCTTCTTATAAATATAGACTAAAACGATGGCGTTAACACCAATTGAAATAAGGAAGAAGGCATTTTCTGTCTCGTTCCGGGGATATGCAGTAAAAGAGGTACGAGCCTTTCTTGCCGTCGTTGCCAATGAGTTTGAAGAACTCCGTAAGGAACGAGCAGCACTGGCAGAAAAGGTCGATGAACTTGCTTCACGAGTAGCCGCTTATGAAAAAATGGAGAAGCTACTTAAAGAGACGCTGCTTACGGCACAACAGGTTGCCGATGAGATGCGCGCCAATGTGGAGAAAGAGCGTGAACTGATGATTGAACAGATAAAGCAGGAGGCAGAAAAGATGCGGTCCGAATTAAATGAGTTACAAAAGCGGCGGGCGCTGATACTCGATGAGGTCAAAGGTATTGCCAATACTTACTTGGCAGTAGTAGAAAGATTTGAAAAAGGACGGTTAGAACTAAATGAATCCGACACACACTCCAACACTGAAACAAAGGATTCAAGAGAGCGTTCAAGCGATAAGAAATAGAACCGCTTTCAAACCGCGAATCGGGATAATTCTCGGTACCGGTTTGGGTAAACTTGCGGAGAAGGTAGAAAATGCCGTAACCATTCCCTATGCGACAATTCCCCACTTCCCCATTCCGACTGTGGAAAGTCATGGTGGTCGTTTAATACTTGGAATGTTGAGTGCTAAACCGGTGGTGGTAATGCAGGGTCGGTTTCATTACTATGAAGGTTACGAACCTCAAGAAATTACCCATCCGGTGCGGGTAATGAAGGAACTGGGTATCGATACGCTGATTGTCTCAAACGCCGCTGGTGGCTTAAATCCTGAGTTTCAAGCCGGTGATATTGCAGTTATTACCGACCACATCAATCTTACCGGTCAGAACCCTTTAAGGGGACCTAATGACGAAACGCTGGGACCACGATTTCCTGACATGTTTGAATGTTATGACCCGCAATTGATTAAACTGGCGGAAACGGTCGCGGCCGAACTGAGCATAATCCTGCGCCGGGGAGTTTATGCCTGGGTTACTGGTCCCAATCTTGAAACTGCCGCCGAGTATCGCTATCTTCGCATTATCGGCGCTGACCTTGTGGGAATGTCAACGGTACCGGAAACAATCGTTGCCCGGCATGCCGGATTACGGGTTCTCGGTTTTTCGGTTATCACCGATATGGGAATACCTGAGCAGCTCCAGCCAGTTGATCTGGCAACGGTGCTGCGTGTCGCCAACGAAGCCGAACCGAAACTTACGGCAATCGTGCAGGAAGTGGTAAAAAGGATTTGAAACCTTTCCTAAGTTTGAGGCTGATACTACTGTTAGTTCTGACTGTCACCGCCTGCCCGAAAAGACAGGAACAAACAAAGCCCGCAACACCCCAGGAAGCGCTGGAACGAGCACTGTCCGATAAAAAGGCGAAAAAGTTTCAAAAAGCGGAAGAAGGTTTTACCTACTTAATTTTTAACTTCCCCGGTAGTGCCCAGGCAGCTGATGCTCAGTTTTACCTGGCTGACTGTTATTTTGAAAGTAAAGATTATGAACAGGCGCAAAGTGAATTCGACTTTTATCTTAAAAATTTTCCGAACGGACGATTTCAGGAAGAAGCCGCTTTTAAAAAAGCGATAGCGGCATTGCGTTCGGCACCAGCGCCCAATAAAGACCAGAGTGATGTATTGAAAGCCCAAGAATTACTGAACGAGTTTCTTGAAGAATACCCTGACTCAAGATTCCGGGAGCAGGCACAAAACGCTTTGAAGGAAATTGAGTCCCGTTTAGTGCAAAAGGAGTTTGACGCCGCCCGACTCTATTTCAAGGCTGGCGAGTACAAGTCCGCGCTGATTTATTACCAGTTCATTAAAGAGAACTATCCGGAAATTAACTGGTCAGAAAATGACCGTTATCAGTTCGCTGTTTGTTATTATGAAACTGGCAATCCTGAGGCGGCGCGCCCGATTTTCGAAGAATTGGTTACCAGTGCAATTTCCCCTCGGGTTAAACAGGGGGCACAGCGTTATCTCAACCGGATACACTAATGCGGCGCTGTACGGTTAACAGAACCCGCATTGGTATATTCGGCGGTTGTTTTGACCCTATTCATTTGGGACATCTTCTGATAGCGGAAGATGTTTTACTTAAATTAAAATTAGACAAAGTCATTTTTATCCCGACCTTTCATCCTCCTCATCGACCTCCGCCTGTTGCCTCTTATAATTCTCGGGTCGAAATGGTCCGGCGGGCGATTGCTGGTAATCCCCGATTTGCTCTTTCCCGGGTAGAAGAGAATCATCCCGGGCCATCTTATACTGTACAAACTCTAACCCGTCTGCGCCTTATATTCCCTCAGGCTCGTCTTTTTCTTATGTTGGGATATGACCAATACCGTTCGATTGCTCGCTGGCATAAACCACTGGAACTTACCAAAATAGCAAAACTGGTTGTTATGAGTAGGCCCGGTGTTCCACAACCTTCCCTTTTGCCAGGACACAAACCCAGCGATGTAATCTTTCTTAATGTTATCCCGGTGGAATTAACAGCAACGATCATAAGAGAACGACTTGCCAAAGGGATGTCTATTTGTTATCTTATACCAACAGCAGTGGCGGAGTACATTTATAAAAACCGCCTTTATTTAAAAGATAAAAACAAAGGAGGATAGGTGATTGAAATCGCATTTGCCCAGACTGGAACAGGCACCACTCCCCAGCCTTCTGGTGGTTTGGGGATGCTGGGTAGCCTATTACCACTGATTCTAATATTTGTGGTGCTCTATTTTCTGATGATTCTTCCCCAGCAACGTCGTCAGAAAAAACACCAGCAGATGATTGCCAGTCTTAAAAAGGGCGACCGGGTGGTATTTGCTTCGGGCATTCTTGGTGTTATCACAAATGTGAAAGAGAACACATTTATGGTCAAAGTGTCAGAAGGCACAGAAATTGAAGTGGAAAAAGGTGCGATTGCATACAAACTGGGTTCTTCGGGTCAATAAGTAACAGCCTTAATAGTTTCGGGTAAGGGGTTCTTAATGGCAGAATTGGTCAATGTCGATAATAGAGGTAAATGTCGGAGGATTGTCCTTTACGGGAATCCAGTATTAAGGACTCCTGCCCAGCCTATACTTGAATTAAACCAGGACATTGAGCACCTTATTCAGGACCTTCTGATTACGATGATTAAGAAAGATGGTGTTGGGCTGGCGGCAAACCAGATTGGCATTCCTCTGGCGGTTTTTGCTCTTAACCCTCCGGCTTGCAATTTGGACCGTCCTCCCCTATGTATCATAAACCCGGAAGTTGTGATTACCGAAGGAAAGGTTGAAGAGGAAGAGGGTTGCCTTTCCCTGCCGGACATTTATGAAATCGTTACCCGGCCAGAGTTTGTCCGCATTAAAGGTCTTAGTGTTGAAGGTAAACCGTTACATATGGAAGGTACCGGTTTGCTGGCTCGTGCCCTTGTTCATGAAATTGACCATTTGCGTGGTATTCTGTTTATCGACCATATCAGTGAGCTGCGCCGCAAACTACTCGCCCCAAGGCTCAAACAACTTGAAGAAATGGAGCGCCAGATTTGCGGATAGTTTTCTTCGGTACCGCGCCATTTGGGATTCCAACATTAAAGCTACTTCAGCAAAAGGGGTTGGAAATTGTTGCGGTCGTGACCAACCCTCCACGACCTCAGGGCCGCGGTTTGAAGCCCACCCCTTCGCCTGTTGAACTTGTTGCCCGGGAGAATGGTATCATAGTTCTTTCGCCCGAGAATCCCAACGGTCGCGATTTTATAGAAAAACTAAGCAGTTTTAAACCGGATTGCGGTGTCCTCGTCGCTTACGGTGTTATTTTGAAAGAACCGCTTTTAAACATACCCCGGTATGGATTCATTAACCTTCACCCTTCGCTGCTTCCTCATTATCGGGGCGCAGCACCTATTCCCCGTCAATTGATGGATGGTTGCACCGAATCCGGGGTGACCGTTATCAGAATGGATAAAGGGGTTGATTCAGGTGATATTTTGAATCAAATCCGGGTTGAAGTTTATCCTGAAGAAACAGCAGGAGAACTTGAGACGCGGTTATCGTTGCTCGGGGCAGATTTGGTTTACAAAACCCTAATCGAAATAAAAGAAGGCAGGGTAAAAAACCAGCCGCAAAACGAAAGTTTCGCGACCGTCGCACCTAAACTAACAGCAGCCGACCGAGATATTGACTGGCAGAAATCAGCCCAGGAAATTCACAATCGGATTCGAGCCCTGTCGCCAGAGCCCGGTGCAATAACCTATTTTCGGTCGAACCGGTTGATTATTCTTCGTTCCCGTATTTTGAGCGAGAAACGCAACATCAAACCGGGTACAATCGTTTACAGCGCTTCTGGTCTGGTCGTTGCTACCGGGACCGAGTTACTCGAATTGGTTAGCTTGAAACCCGCCGGGAAAAAAGTTTTAACCGGCCGAGATTTTATTAACGGCTACCGTCCGCAAGTTGGAGAAAGATTGGGCAGGTACGATGAAGAAATCTAAAAAGCCATTGCGCGTTTTTATTAGCCTTTTGATACTGCTTGCGATTCTTGCCCTTGTTTTTGGAATTGTTAACCTGCTGATGCCTATCCTTGTTCATAAGGGCAAAGAGGTATCTGTTCCTAATCTGATCGGGTTAACACCCGAAAAAGCCGAAAGCCTCCTGCTTAAATCAGGGTTGAAAAAGGGTGAAGTTCGAACTGTTCCCAGCGCCGAGATTCCCGCCAACCGGGTGTGCGCACATTACCCGCGAGCCGGACGCCGGGTAAAAATTGGTCGGGAAGTTGACTTGGAAGTAAGTGCCGGTGTCAGCAAGGTCCGGATTCCTAATCTTGAAGGTTTACCCTTGGCGAATGCGATAACCGCTCTGGAACGTTCTGGCTTTGTTATCGCTCGGGTTGAATCGATTCGTACAGCAACAGTACCGGCGGGCAGAGTTGTTACCTTATTTCCTCCGGCAGGAACCGAAGTTCGCCGGGGTACTGAGGTGGTAATTTCAGTTTCGACCAAAACTGGTACTTTTCCAATGCCTAACCTGGTCGGGCTAAACATCGAAACCGCGCGCGGGATTATTGTTTCCCATGGGCTTATTCTAGGCGGAATAAAGTCCGCTTCAAGTAGTGAACCGCTGGGCACAGTGCTTTTCCAGTATCCGGAAGAAGGTATGTCTGTCGCAAGCGGGGATACGGTTAATCTAATCGTTGTTCGGGAATCTGAATCGTCGGAACAGAAAAGATGACGAAAGTCTCGGCTTCGATTCTCGACTGTAACTTTCTTCGGCTCGAAGATGAGGTGCGCGCCGTGCTCGCGGCTGGTGTCGATGCTTTGCATCTTGATATTATGGATGGACACTTTGTTCCCAATCTCAGTTTTGGCGTGCCGGTTGTTAAAGCGGTCCACAAAATCTCTTCGGTTCCGATATACTCTCACCTGATGGTAATTAAACCAGAAAAAATCATTGAGAAGTTCCTCCCCTACTCTGACTACATTATCTTTCACATTGAAGCAACTGATGACCCGGAATGCTGTATAAACACCATTTCTGCGGCGGGCAAAAAAGCGGGAGTTTCTTTTAATCCCGACACACCAATTGAAACAGCATCTTCCTTACTGAACAAGGTGGACGATGTTTTAATAATGAGTGTCTTCCCGGGTTTAGGTGGACAAACATTTCTTCCCCACTCTCTTGAGCGCATCAAGCAACTTT
The nucleotide sequence above comes from candidate division WOR-3 bacterium. Encoded proteins:
- a CDS encoding translation initiation factor IF-3, producing the protein MRVIGVDKKPIGIMPTREAIALARRQNLDLVMLAPKEEPPVCGIMDYGRHLYEQKAKQRESKKKQHQTQVREIRMKMKIDRHDYEVKLKKMREFIAARDRVRLTLWLRGREVLHTDLAYQLIDRIRQDLADVAKVEGNIKLQTEGKKSIQLMLVPK
- a CDS encoding DivIVA domain-containing protein, which gives rise to MALTPIEIRKKAFSVSFRGYAVKEVRAFLAVVANEFEELRKERAALAEKVDELASRVAAYEKMEKLLKETLLTAQQVADEMRANVEKERELMIEQIKQEAEKMRSELNELQKRRALILDEVKGIANTYLAVVERFEKGRLELNESDTHSNTETKDSRERSSDKK
- the rpe gene encoding ribulose-phosphate 3-epimerase, encoding MTKVSASILDCNFLRLEDEVRAVLAAGVDALHLDIMDGHFVPNLSFGVPVVKAVHKISSVPIYSHLMVIKPEKIIEKFLPYSDYIIFHIEATDDPECCINTISAAGKKAGVSFNPDTPIETASSLLNKVDDVLIMSVFPGLGGQTFLPHSLERIKQLYDMRIQTKTQFTISVDGGICPANCRQVIEAGADILVAGSAIFKSRDYTQTVRQLKCLTY
- a CDS encoding methionyl-tRNA formyltransferase, whose product is MRIVFFGTAPFGIPTLKLLQQKGLEIVAVVTNPPRPQGRGLKPTPSPVELVARENGIIVLSPENPNGRDFIEKLSSFKPDCGVLVAYGVILKEPLLNIPRYGFINLHPSLLPHYRGAAPIPRQLMDGCTESGVTVIRMDKGVDSGDILNQIRVEVYPEETAGELETRLSLLGADLVYKTLIEIKEGRVKNQPQNESFATVAPKLTAADRDIDWQKSAQEIHNRIRALSPEPGAITYFRSNRLIILRSRILSEKRNIKPGTIVYSASGLVVATGTELLELVSLKPAGKKVLTGRDFINGYRPQVGERLGRYDEEI
- the thrS gene encoding threonine--tRNA ligase is translated as MIKITVNGAVQEVEPGITAGAALNDKKALAAMVNGRLVDLSFPIKEDAVVLPVYFDSKEGREIFWHSASHLMAQAVKQLYPEAKVTIGPAVPEGFYYDFDVPKPFNEDDLPRIEERMRELARQQIPIVHKFLPKEEAIELFRQRGETYKLEIIAEIPDEEISVYEQGDFVDLCRGPHLPDTGKIKAIKLLSVAGAYWRGDEKNRMLSRIYGVAFPDESLLKEWLERIEEAKRRDHRKLGPALDLFSFHEEAGAGLVFWHPKGATVRRIIQDYWEKEHLANGYQLVVTPHIARAQLWRQSGHFDYYRENMYVLPVEKEEYVLKPMNCPGHILIYRTKVHSYRDLPLRLAEWGTVYRYERSGVLHGTMRVRGFTQDDAHIFCTQEQVGEEIYGVISLSLKMLRQFGFEKFSVALSVRDPKHPENYLGTDEQWSVAENALVNTLKQLGLDFSRAEGEAVFYGPKIDIHLADSLGREFQCATCQFDFNLAQKFNVYYMNNNGEHLPTYLVHRTVLGSIERFVGILIEHYGGAFPTWLAPVQACVLTVTDKEADYAREIVAMLKKENVRVEIDLNNDKISYKIGEAERQKIPFMLVVGAKEKATNTVSLRRRGKGNLGSMPLERVLEQIKEETSGRATGKD
- the rplT gene encoding 50S ribosomal protein L20; this encodes MARVKTGPATRKRRKKWLKQAKGYWGGKSRLYKTARLQVMHGLLSAYRDRKQKKRVFRALMITRINAALRPYDLSYSRFMHGIKLAGVKLDRSILSEVAIKSPDDFAQLVALAKQHLAS
- a CDS encoding PASTA domain-containing protein; translation: MKKSKKPLRVFISLLILLAILALVFGIVNLLMPILVHKGKEVSVPNLIGLTPEKAESLLLKSGLKKGEVRTVPSAEIPANRVCAHYPRAGRRVKIGREVDLEVSAGVSKVRIPNLEGLPLANAITALERSGFVIARVESIRTATVPAGRVVTLFPPAGTEVRRGTEVVISVSTKTGTFPMPNLVGLNIETARGIIVSHGLILGGIKSASSSEPLGTVLFQYPEEGMSVASGDTVNLIVVRESESSEQKR
- the rpmI gene encoding 50S ribosomal protein L35 gives rise to the protein MKQKIKTLSSLKKRLKCSANKKYLHRHSGTSHNNSAKSSKCKRRLHRTAIVDKTRVKAIKKLVPYL
- a CDS encoding purine-nucleoside phosphorylase; translated protein: MNPTHTPTLKQRIQESVQAIRNRTAFKPRIGIILGTGLGKLAEKVENAVTIPYATIPHFPIPTVESHGGRLILGMLSAKPVVVMQGRFHYYEGYEPQEITHPVRVMKELGIDTLIVSNAAGGLNPEFQAGDIAVITDHINLTGQNPLRGPNDETLGPRFPDMFECYDPQLIKLAETVAAELSIILRRGVYAWVTGPNLETAAEYRYLRIIGADLVGMSTVPETIVARHAGLRVLGFSVITDMGIPEQLQPVDLATVLRVANEAEPKLTAIVQEVVKRI
- the def gene encoding peptide deformylase yields the protein MAELVNVDNRGKCRRIVLYGNPVLRTPAQPILELNQDIEHLIQDLLITMIKKDGVGLAANQIGIPLAVFALNPPACNLDRPPLCIINPEVVITEGKVEEEEGCLSLPDIYEIVTRPEFVRIKGLSVEGKPLHMEGTGLLARALVHEIDHLRGILFIDHISELRRKLLAPRLKQLEEMERQICG
- the yajC gene encoding preprotein translocase subunit YajC, which gives rise to MLGSLLPLILIFVVLYFLMILPQQRRQKKHQQMIASLKKGDRVVFASGILGVITNVKENTFMVKVSEGTEIEVEKGAIAYKLGSSGQ
- the bamD gene encoding outer membrane protein assembly factor BamD; protein product: MKPFLSLRLILLLVLTVTACPKRQEQTKPATPQEALERALSDKKAKKFQKAEEGFTYLIFNFPGSAQAADAQFYLADCYFESKDYEQAQSEFDFYLKNFPNGRFQEEAAFKKAIAALRSAPAPNKDQSDVLKAQELLNEFLEEYPDSRFREQAQNALKEIESRLVQKEFDAARLYFKAGEYKSALIYYQFIKENYPEINWSENDRYQFAVCYYETGNPEAARPIFEELVTSAISPRVKQGAQRYLNRIH
- the nadD gene encoding nicotinate (nicotinamide) nucleotide adenylyltransferase, translated to MRRCTVNRTRIGIFGGCFDPIHLGHLLIAEDVLLKLKLDKVIFIPTFHPPHRPPPVASYNSRVEMVRRAIAGNPRFALSRVEENHPGPSYTVQTLTRLRLIFPQARLFLMLGYDQYRSIARWHKPLELTKIAKLVVMSRPGVPQPSLLPGHKPSDVIFLNVIPVELTATIIRERLAKGMSICYLIPTAVAEYIYKNRLYLKDKNKGG